The proteins below are encoded in one region of Metabacillus dongyingensis:
- a CDS encoding cell wall-binding repeat-containing protein: MKKTIVLSALFALSLPFAQASAAETAPTYRYAGEDRFKTSVALADEWVESDVAVLATGRNYPDALSATPLAAKHEAPLLLTDKNAVPSSVITKLKELGVTKVYLIGGTGVISTAVETQLKNAGVNTITRIAGIDRYDTSVKVAKEVGIEAGGLVVASGENYPDALSIAPVAGIIQSPILLTRSTDLPGVVKNYVKSADADFAIVAGGSAVVSEKATETLPETIRLGGSNRYATNSQIVDFAVQEGIYDMDYPFIATGTNFPDALSASALAAGWFNGVILTDPNEPKATTKQTVQKYADLAEEYEIVGGVNALPETTIAKLFQ; encoded by the coding sequence ATGAAAAAAACAATTGTATTATCAGCTCTATTTGCTTTGAGCCTACCTTTTGCTCAGGCAAGTGCAGCCGAAACAGCACCTACTTACCGTTATGCAGGAGAGGACCGCTTTAAAACATCAGTAGCACTTGCTGATGAATGGGTGGAATCAGATGTAGCTGTACTTGCAACTGGAAGAAACTATCCGGATGCCTTAAGTGCAACTCCGCTTGCAGCTAAGCATGAAGCACCATTGCTGTTAACAGATAAAAATGCTGTTCCAAGCAGCGTTATTACGAAGTTAAAAGAACTTGGCGTGACGAAGGTTTACCTGATCGGCGGAACTGGCGTTATCTCAACTGCTGTTGAGACGCAGCTGAAAAATGCAGGAGTAAACACAATTACACGTATTGCTGGAATTGACAGATATGATACATCTGTAAAAGTGGCGAAAGAGGTAGGAATTGAAGCAGGAGGTCTTGTGGTAGCTTCAGGTGAGAATTACCCTGATGCGTTATCCATTGCACCGGTCGCCGGGATTATCCAATCCCCAATTCTGTTAACTCGAAGCACAGATCTTCCGGGTGTCGTTAAAAATTATGTCAAATCAGCAGATGCAGATTTCGCCATTGTTGCGGGCGGATCAGCAGTCGTATCAGAGAAAGCTACAGAAACATTGCCGGAAACGATTAGACTTGGCGGAAGTAACCGTTATGCGACAAATAGCCAAATTGTAGACTTTGCAGTTCAAGAGGGTATCTATGATATGGATTATCCATTCATTGCTACAGGAACAAACTTCCCGGATGCTCTTTCTGCTTCAGCCCTTGCAGCCGGCTGGTTCAACGGTGTGATTCTGACAGATCCAAACGAGCCTAAAGCGACAACAAAACAGACAGTACAGAAATATGCAGACCTAGCTGAAGAATATGAAATTGTCGGCGGCGTAAATGCATTGCCTGAAACTACGATTGCAAAACTTTTTCAATAA